The DNA sequence TATAGTTCAGTTCACCACTATCCACCAAACAGGCTGAATCAAAACAGCCACCCAGTAATTTTATAAAGAGTTGTTCAAAACTGTCCTGTAGCTGTGCTAGCTGAGGTAGAAAAAGGAGGGAAGTGGTGGCTCTTTtactctctccccactcccttccTCCTTGTCCTGTCATACTCTCATGACTGCTCCTTCACTGCTGTGTACTGTGTATTTTAAGAGCATAATTTCTAAAATGTTACAGTTCCTATTCATTGCCACTGGTGTGCAGATTACAAATACTTTAAGTGcaagggagaaaaataaagaagtgaaatAGacgcatgggaaaaaaaaaagttcaacttgCCAGTATTAGAgggtttgaaaaagaaagagtggcCATCATGTATCCTCTTACCTGCTGGAATTCTTCCATCTGTAAGAAACAGGTCACTGAATCCTTCTCCCAGCAGCCTGTCTATGGGAGAGTCTCGTCCCAAATCATAGTCACTGTCTCCAGCTTCACTGTCACCACGGCCACTGTCTTTCAGGCTGAACTTATCCATGTCCTGAAGGGCATATCTAGAAAGATCAATGAAGGAAAAGCATAGCTTTATTCATTGGCATTTTGGGTATTTGAGACTGTACAGGCAACATAAGGATATTTCATACCTATAGCTCCTGGAGTATTTATTTCCTCGGAAACTTGGCCTTGGCTGGTACTGCCCCTGGTGCAGCATGGAAAGAAGCTGTGAGACCTGCTGGGAACCAAAGAAACAGAACTGATTTCTGAAAACAAACCCCCAAGCATTTGCATGCATGAAGCAAGGGAAAATGGTTATTTGGTATTTCATACCCAGCAACTGAACATGCTTTCCACATTCCAATGGTATACACATGCTGGGCCATGACTGACTGTGCAGTCAGCCACCAAGTGCAACTAAAATCTACCATGGGCAGAGTTTGGAATTCTAATAATACAACTGAGTTTTTCtggatcattattattattattttttttaacgaAAGCTTCCTTTTAAATAACAGATTTATTTCCTCTAGAGTTCAGATAAAATGGTCAAatgtaaaaatactttaaaacccTGGCAAAACACACCGTAATAGGATCCAGTTAAAATAACATCAGAAAATTTTCCAGGGTTGAACAAATGTGACCAGTACTGAGATAGGATTTTGAAAATCTGGGACACTGATTTTTCAGTAGGGACTTTAATAATGGAAAGAAGGTGTGTCCCTTTACGCTGTGACTTCATTGCATCTCAATCTGGAAGTGAAGGGACTCTAATTAGATAGCCACTTGGGACTGTCACATTTATTTTCCAATATCATACATATTCCATGCAAGTgaataatttaagaaatattgAGGGGTTTTCTAAGGTGTGAACTCACTACATACACATATTATAACTTGAGCCCTACTTGATTTGCATATTGTCAGTTATTAATGACACATTTAAGAACTGACTGCTGTTCAGAAGAACACTAACAGTTGGCACTACCAGTGAAGTCAAGTCATTTATGATCTTACCTCAACAGCAGGCGTGGCATGGGTGAGTTCTAATGAGAAGTTCTCTGGCACGTGATTGGATGAGATTGTCACCAAGCTGTTGAGGGACTGGTGACTGTTGTGACTCTGGCGGCTGCCCATTTGCCCTCTTTCCAAGGTAGGAGATGAAGATGGGGATGATCTGTGATGGGATCTGATAGGCAGAGTGCCATTCAGGGTGGGCACCAGAGTGATGTcccctttgtgaatctgtctAGATGGCCTTTTTGGGTGGTGCTGGTAAGTTGATTCTGCGACCCTGCAGTTGTAAGATCTAGTGTCTTTCTTTTCTCGGCTACATCTTGTTGCAAATAGCACCATGATGACCAATAACACTGCACAAATGGCTCCTAAGGAAATAATTATAATCATGGACACATCCAGTGATGCCTGACTTACTGAGGTCATTGCTGTACTTGTCACCGATTCCACATGTTCAAAGATCATACACTTTAGAAGGACTTTGGTGTGCAGCTGAGGGGTGCCTTTATCCTGGATGATAACTGAGAGCTCCCATTCAGTGGAAGAAATGGACTCCATGCTCACGTTGGTATGGATGTCACATGATCGTGGGTCAATGACAAAGATGCTCTCCTCATTACCAGCTACTATGAAACAGCTGAGCTCAGCATTGATACCAGAGTCCCTATCAATGGCCCTTATTCTTGTGACATGAAAGCCACTTTCAGCCCCTTTGGGGATGGTGATTTCTGCAGTATTGTTGTGCATCGTAGGCCCTATAACCATGGGGACATTGTCATTTTCATCAATGATGGTGAGCACAACTGTGGTGTTACTCATAAGCTGCCTTGGACTCCCTCCATCCCTTGCTTCAACCACAAAAGTGATCTGACTTACTTCTTCATGGTCAAAGATTCTGAGGGCATAGATGGCTCCGTTGGATGGGTCAATGGTGACATATGTAGTGATGGAACTTCCCAGGATAAAACTCTCCAAAATGGTGTATGTCACCTGTCCATTTTCATCAAGATCGGGGTCTGTGGCTGTAACTGTGGTGATATATGCCCCTGGTGAGTTATTCTCTGAGATTACAAATTCATAGCGGCTCCTCTGGAAGCGAGGTGGGTTGTCATTAATGTCATTGATCTGAACAGTAAAGTGCTTCACTGAAGAGAGGCTGGGTGTGCCCCTGTCCTCCGCAATGACAGTCAAACTATACTCCGACCTCTTTTCTCTATCTAGAGTGGCATTGGTCAAGATGATATAATTGTTCTCATAACTCTTCTGAAGTTTAAAATGGCCATGCCCATGAAGCTTACACACAACTTCCCCATTCAGCCCAGAGTCCTTGTCTTGCACCCTGACCAAAGCAACAAATGTCTCGATAGGATCTCCTTCAAAAACATAAgatatttcttctttctcaggGGACATAAGGTTTATATTAATTTCAGGTTTATTGTCATTGACATCCACAACCTTAATTATAATTTTGCAGTGAGCTGGAATGGAGTTCGGACCCAAATCCTGAGCCTGAACATCAATCTCGTAGGACTCAGTGATTTCATAATCCACTTGTTTAAAAAGAGTCAAATGTCCTCTTTCTGAGTCGATTTTAAAAGTCTCTAGAATTTGGGGGGACACGTGACTGCTGAAGGAGTAGACAATTTTCCCGTTAGCGCCCTCATCTGGATCAGTGGCATTTAGATCCAGGAGCAAAGTGCCCACGGGAGCGTTTTCTAAGAGTTGTATAACGTAAGACTGCTGCTCAAAGGCAGGGCTATTGTCATTGGAGTCAGAAATGCTGACTTTCAGGAGGGAAGAGCCCGACCTTGGAGGCACTCCCAGGTCCGAGGCCGTGAGCTGCAGCTCATAGCTGGACTTCAGTTCGCGATCCAACTCTCTCACCACAATGAGTTCGGCGTACTTGGCGCCATCCGTTCTCGTCCGGACCTCGATATTGAAAAAATCATTGGTAGAGAGGGAGTAGGTGTGGAGGGAATTTTCCCCGACATCTGCATCAAACGCACTGTCCAGGGGGATCCGAGTTCCCACTGCTGCGCTCTCGGATATCTCTATGGGGATGACGGGTCTGGAGAACTGGGGGGAATTATCATTGATGTCCAACACTTCCACTTCGATGTGGAAGAGGTGCAGATGGTCGGTGGGTAGGGTGATCACATCAAACTCTATGGAACAATTCAAGTTTTTCTGACAGAGCTGCTCCCTGTCGATGGTGGCCCCGATGCTGATTTCCCCCGTGTTCTCGTTGACCACAAGGAGAGGAGAATTCCCCCTTTGCATGGCCCGAAAACGGACCGCAGACGGGTTAGGAAGCTTTGAGAACACGTCAGCCGCATCCTCCGATAGTCTTGCAATGACCGAGCCAACCCTCTGCTCCTCATAAATCCTGTATTTCAGATTCTTGCCCAGAGCATCGCGGTAGAAAAACGCCACCAGAAGTGCAAACGCAAGTCTAAAGTGCATTTTAGCATTCATTTGGTGCAGCGAGATTCCCCCCTGGCGAGAGCGACTTACAAGAGCGCAGCGATCCCCTCAACTTCCTCCGGCAACTTACCGCCAAGCCACATCAGCTCCTCGGAACTGAACGGCGTCCCGGAGTCACGCCGCACAACGCCACGGATCGCTCGCAAACTTTAGCTTCGTCCACACCGTGGAAGGGCCGCGGGATGCATCCGTGTGGCCGCTCGTCCTCCCGGGGCTGGGCGAAGCGCGGTCACCCCGGCGCGGTCCCCCGAGCGCGCTCGGCATCCCTCGGTCGCACGGGCGGTCGGGGGCGGGAGTCTGCGGTGGGCGTCCGTCCTCCCCGGcggcttcctccctctctgccccgGTCCTCTTCCCTCCGCTCCGTTGCAGACTAAACACCCGTGATTGCTGACTCCAGTCTGAAATCTCTACAACTTCACTTCAACTCTCAGACAAAGCTCTTTCGCCCGGCGTGTGTTGAATCGCTTCCAGCCAATCAGCGAGCTTCCAAATGCGGAGCTGCAGCCCGAGTCACCCAGCGAGGGAGGGAGCGaggccggggggcgggggggggggagccggAGCCCAGAGGGGGACGCGGGAGTGGCCGGCTCCCGCCCGCCTGGAGGTGGGACCACCATCCTCCCGCCGCCCTCCCCATCCGCGTCCCGTCCTGCCTGCACTCCACCCCCCCTCCGTGTGCCATTACAAAGGGGGAGACAAATTacaacttgggggggggggagaggttggtggagaaaaaagaaactttaaatcaACTTCTGGTCTTTCTTATTTATATGGCACTTAAAATTGTTCTTGTTTTCCTAATTACCCTTTTCCTTTGCCACAAACATGTAATCATCTTGCTTTTCCAGGGCCCTTAAGTGCTGGTTTCACTTAAAATACCTCCAAGTGTATTCTGTTTGGGATGGCATTTAATAAAACGGGGGAAACTTGCTTCTAATTAagatcctttcccttccccctcgGCAAATACTTGGCTCTTTCTCCTCGGCGAGGCTGACCGGCCGCATGCCTGGAGCTCTGTGGTAAGGAACAGCCCAACTGAAGAGGCttcattttctgctttctttcatcTTCATTCTTTGAAGATAAGGAAAGGGCTATCTTGCACTCCTGATTTCTCTTAATTAGAAGGATTTAAAGGAACACATCAAAATTTGGAACTAATTAACAATATAGCTCGACCTCATATCACCTCGTTCCTTGAGTttgggcaaaaaaaaagaaaagaaaagaaaatgttcctaATACTTCTTTGTCtggcacttgaaaaaaaaatcctatttatcTTGGTTAAAATACATTTCCAGCTGTAGCACAACAATTTCTAACAAAAGGTGCTATCTCTCTACACAATGAACACCGAGGGGACATGGACTCCATAGTTTACAAGTCAAATTTGTATAATGTATGCATTCTTTATGAAAACAGTTTctgatatgtattttta is a window from the Jaculus jaculus isolate mJacJac1 chromosome 12, mJacJac1.mat.Y.cur, whole genome shotgun sequence genome containing:
- the Pcdh18 gene encoding protocadherin-18 isoform X1 — encoded protein: MNAKMHFRLAFALLVAFFYRDALGKNLKYRIYEEQRVGSVIARLSEDAADVFSKLPNPSAVRFRAMQRGNSPLLVVNENTGEISIGATIDREQLCQKNLNCSIEFDVITLPTDHLHLFHIEVEVLDINDNSPQFSRPVIPIEISESAAVGTRIPLDSAFDADVGENSLHTYSLSTNDFFNIEVRTRTDGAKYAELIVVRELDRELKSSYELQLTASDLGVPPRSGSSLLKVSISDSNDNSPAFEQQSYVIQLLENAPVGTLLLDLNATDPDEGANGKIVYSFSSHVSPQILETFKIDSERGHLTLFKQVDYEITESYEIDVQAQDLGPNSIPAHCKIIIKVVDVNDNKPEININLMSPEKEEISYVFEGDPIETFVALVRVQDKDSGLNGEVVCKLHGHGHFKLQKSYENNYIILTNATLDREKRSEYSLTVIAEDRGTPSLSSVKHFTVQINDINDNPPRFQRSRYEFVISENNSPGAYITTVTATDPDLDENGQVTYTILESFILGSSITTYVTIDPSNGAIYALRIFDHEEVSQITFVVEARDGGSPRQLMSNTTVVLTIIDENDNVPMVIGPTMHNNTAEITIPKGAESGFHVTRIRAIDRDSGINAELSCFIVAGNEESIFVIDPRSCDIHTNVSMESISSTEWELSVIIQDKGTPQLHTKVLLKCMIFEHVESVTSTAMTSVSQASLDVSMIIIISLGAICAVLLVIMVLFATRCSREKKDTRSYNCRVAESTYQHHPKRPSRQIHKGDITLVPTLNGTLPIRSHHRSSPSSSPTLERGQMGSRQSHNSHQSLNSLVTISSNHVPENFSLELTHATPAVEQVSQLLSMLHQGQYQPRPSFRGNKYSRSYRYALQDMDKFSLKDSGRGDSEAGDSDYDLGRDSPIDRLLGEGFSDLFLTDGRIPAAMRLCTEECRVLGHSDQCWMPPLPSPSDYRSNMFIPGEEFAAQAQQPHPHPSLEDDSQSGDTGEKKKSFSTFGKDSPSEEDSGDTSTSSLLSEMSSVFQRLLPASMDSYSECSNEVDRSNSLERRKGPLQAKTVGYPQGVAAWAASTHFQNPTSNSGPPLGTHSSVQPSSKWLPAMEEIPENYEEDDLDNVLNHLSDGKHELMDASELVAEINKLLQDVRQS
- the Pcdh18 gene encoding protocadherin-18 isoform X2: MNAKMHFRLAFALLVAFFYRDALGKNLKYRIYEEQRVGSVIARLSEDAADVFSKLPNPSAVRFRAMQRGNSPLLVVNENTGEISIGATIDREQLCQKNLNCSIEFDVITLPTDHLHLFHIEVEVLDINDNSPQFSRPVIPIEISESAAVGTRIPLDSAFDADVGENSLHTYSLSTNDFFNIEVRTRTDGAKYAELIVVRELDRELKSSYELQLTASDLGVPPRSGSSLLKVSISDSNDNSPAFEQQSYVIQLLENAPVGTLLLDLNATDPDEGANGKIVYSFSSHVSPQILETFKIDSERGHLTLFKQVDYEITESYEIDVQAQDLGPNSIPAHCKIIIKVVDVNDNKPEININLMSPEKEEISYVFEGDPIETFVALVRVQDKDSGLNGEVVCKLHGHGHFKLQKSYENNYIILTNATLDREKRSEYSLTVIAEDRGTPSLSSVKHFTVQINDINDNPPRFQRSRYEFVISENNSPGAYITTVTATDPDLDENGQVTYTILESFILGSSITTYVTIDPSNGAIYALRIFDHEEVSQITFVVEARDGGSPRQLMSNTTVVLTIIDENDNVPMVIGPTMHNNTAEITIPKGAESGFHVTRIRAIDRDSGINAELSCFIVAGNEESIFVIDPRSCDIHTNVSMESISSTEWELSVIIQDKGTPQLHTKVLLKCMIFEHVESVTSTAMTSVSQASLDVSMIIIISLGAICAVLLVIMVLFATRCSREKKDTRSYNCRVAESTYQHHPKRPSRQIHKGDITLVPTLNGTLPIRSHHRSSPSSSPTLERGQMGSRQSHNSHQSLNSLVTISSNHVPENFSLELTHATPAVEVSQLLSMLHQGQYQPRPSFRGNKYSRSYRYALQDMDKFSLKDSGRGDSEAGDSDYDLGRDSPIDRLLGEGFSDLFLTDGRIPAAMRLCTEECRVLGHSDQCWMPPLPSPSDYRSNMFIPGEEFAAQAQQPHPHPSLEDDSQSGDTGEKKKSFSTFGKDSPSEEDSGDTSTSSLLSEMSSVFQRLLPASMDSYSECSNEVDRSNSLERRKGPLQAKTVGYPQGVAAWAASTHFQNPTSNSGPPLGTHSSVQPSSKWLPAMEEIPENYEEDDLDNVLNHLSDGKHELMDASELVAEINKLLQDVRQS